Proteins found in one Bremerella volcania genomic segment:
- a CDS encoding pyridoxal phosphate-dependent aminotransferase codes for MSSEMSEKLISGLKIPTADDAFEWSPPLRALPVPGIRRMVNLAATMENVIHLSIGQPDFPCPKHIVDAYIHALQKGETGYTMDAGLPELLKELASYYSKRTGREITEDNILVTTGATEAMYLSISVTAAPSRQFLIPDPCFPLYAPLVRMHGGEVKAIPTRAESGHQLDPQEVIDAIGPRTFAIILNSPSNPTGTVYPQETIEAIVQEAAYQGVKVISDEVYDHLLLDDLDYASVLGHTSDLDHVMIASSFSKTFSMAGLRIGWVISSQGTIKMLRRYHMFTTTVANTPSQWAGVAALRGGSQCIDEMVKEYRHRRDRIVQLVSESPHLTGYWPQGSFFIFPSLPLHTNASHVALRMLEEIGVCVVPGEAFGESCTNSLRISYSTSIEKIEEAFSRMIPWLAKQDL; via the coding sequence ATGTCGAGCGAAATGTCCGAGAAATTGATTTCAGGACTTAAGATTCCAACCGCGGATGATGCATTCGAGTGGAGTCCTCCACTTCGCGCGTTACCGGTACCTGGCATTCGCCGCATGGTGAATCTTGCCGCAACGATGGAAAACGTCATCCATCTCTCGATTGGTCAGCCTGACTTTCCCTGCCCCAAACATATCGTCGATGCCTATATCCACGCTCTTCAGAAAGGAGAAACCGGGTACACCATGGATGCCGGTTTGCCAGAACTTCTGAAAGAGTTGGCCAGCTATTATAGCAAAAGGACGGGCCGCGAGATTACCGAAGACAATATCCTGGTAACGACTGGCGCAACCGAAGCGATGTACTTATCGATCAGCGTGACGGCGGCACCTAGTCGACAGTTCTTGATTCCTGATCCGTGTTTTCCGTTGTATGCGCCCTTGGTTCGTATGCATGGCGGGGAAGTGAAAGCGATTCCGACCCGAGCTGAAAGTGGTCATCAGCTCGATCCTCAAGAGGTAATCGATGCGATTGGTCCCCGTACTTTCGCAATTATCTTAAATTCGCCGAGCAACCCTACCGGCACTGTCTATCCCCAGGAAACGATCGAAGCGATTGTTCAAGAGGCGGCCTACCAGGGGGTGAAAGTCATCAGCGACGAGGTGTATGATCACCTATTGCTGGACGATCTCGACTATGCCAGTGTGCTTGGCCACACATCCGATCTTGACCACGTGATGATTGCCAGCAGCTTCTCCAAAACTTTTTCAATGGCCGGCCTGCGGATCGGGTGGGTGATTTCCAGCCAAGGGACAATCAAGATGCTACGGCGGTACCACATGTTCACGACGACCGTTGCCAATACGCCTTCTCAGTGGGCTGGCGTCGCGGCGCTGCGCGGTGGCAGCCAGTGCATCGACGAGATGGTGAAAGAATACCGACATCGACGAGACCGCATCGTCCAGCTCGTCAGCGAATCGCCTCACCTGACTGGCTATTGGCCGCAGGGTAGTTTCTTCATATTCCCGTCACTGCCGCTGCATACGAATGCCAGTCACGTGGCGTTACGAATGCTTGAAGAGATCGGCGTGTGCGTCGTGCCGGGCGAAGCGTTCGGTGAGAGTTGCACCAATTCACTGAGAATTAGCTACTCGACGTCGATCGAGAAGATCGAAGAGGCGTTTAGCCGCATGATTCCATGGCTCGCCAAGCAAGACTTGTAG
- a CDS encoding amidase codes for MSQQATQIADMTAGEMSECFATGEFTPKEAAQACLDRIHKYNDKVNAYNILNEEITLEAAERSTERWRLGTPLSPIDGVPVAVKDIFMTKGWPNRKGSTLTSKEPLTVDAPAIAALRRNGFVPLGRTTTPEFGWKGVTDNPLDGVTSNPWDPSKVSGGSSGGSGAAVPLGMGPLALGTDAGGSIRIPAGFCGVVGHKPTHGLCPMWPPSAFYPLAHVGPMTWTVADTALLLDVLAEPDPRDMTLPNCPVSFRDVLEHVDLSGVRIALSPTLGYVDVDPEIHAAVVATASAFEEAGAVFESCDPGFSDPLESFNRLFYGGAANALRDIGPDDRAKMDPNLIQVAEWASNLSLLEFMEASNERAAITETMSLFHQKYDLLLTPTLPIPAFDAGLEVPKDWPHDRWPTWTPFTYPFNMTGQPAISVPCGFTSTGLPIGLQIIGPRHADALVLQAAHYYQQSRPLTSIRPDMLD; via the coding sequence ATGTCTCAGCAAGCGACCCAAATCGCCGATATGACTGCTGGAGAAATGTCAGAGTGCTTTGCCACTGGCGAGTTCACACCGAAGGAAGCCGCTCAAGCATGTCTCGATCGGATCCACAAATACAACGACAAGGTCAACGCTTACAACATTCTCAACGAAGAGATCACCCTGGAAGCTGCCGAGCGTTCCACGGAACGCTGGCGATTGGGTACGCCGCTCAGTCCCATCGATGGTGTGCCAGTCGCGGTCAAGGATATCTTCATGACGAAAGGCTGGCCGAACCGAAAAGGGTCGACGCTGACATCAAAGGAGCCATTAACGGTCGACGCTCCAGCGATTGCGGCCCTACGCCGAAATGGTTTCGTGCCGCTTGGTCGAACAACCACTCCAGAATTCGGTTGGAAAGGGGTTACGGACAATCCACTTGATGGTGTAACGTCGAATCCGTGGGACCCAAGCAAGGTCTCGGGGGGATCGAGCGGTGGAAGCGGGGCCGCGGTGCCATTGGGTATGGGACCACTTGCCCTGGGAACCGACGCCGGCGGATCCATACGCATTCCCGCTGGCTTCTGCGGCGTCGTTGGACATAAGCCCACTCATGGACTCTGCCCGATGTGGCCGCCAAGTGCCTTCTATCCGCTCGCGCATGTTGGGCCAATGACATGGACGGTTGCCGATACGGCGCTCTTGTTGGATGTGTTGGCCGAGCCGGACCCAAGAGACATGACGTTGCCTAACTGTCCGGTTTCCTTTCGTGACGTTTTGGAACACGTCGACCTGAGTGGGGTCCGTATCGCATTGAGTCCTACTTTGGGATATGTGGATGTCGATCCTGAGATTCATGCGGCCGTCGTAGCGACCGCATCGGCGTTCGAAGAAGCTGGTGCCGTGTTTGAATCATGCGACCCAGGCTTCTCCGATCCGCTTGAGTCGTTTAATCGACTCTTCTACGGAGGAGCTGCGAATGCCTTACGTGATATTGGGCCCGACGATCGGGCGAAGATGGATCCGAATCTGATCCAAGTCGCCGAGTGGGCCAGCAATTTATCTCTACTGGAATTCATGGAAGCCTCCAACGAGCGGGCGGCCATCACTGAGACGATGAGTCTCTTCCATCAGAAGTACGACCTGCTGCTCACGCCGACTTTACCGATTCCTGCATTCGACGCCGGGCTAGAGGTTCCCAAAGATTGGCCTCACGATCGCTGGCCAACGTGGACTCCATTCACCTATCCCTTCAATATGACAGGCCAACCAGCCATCTCGGTTCCTTGCGGTTTCACCTCGACTGGATTGCCAATAGGCCTACAGATTATCGGCCCCAGACACGCTGATGCGCTCGTGCTTCAGGCAGCCCACTACTACCAGCAGTCTCGGCCGCTCACGTCGATACGGCCGGACATGTTAGATTAG